In Rhipicephalus microplus isolate Deutch F79 chromosome 7, USDA_Rmic, whole genome shotgun sequence, one genomic interval encodes:
- the LOC119173576 gene encoding zinc finger SWIM domain-containing protein 3: protein MQEAEDGKVQLAVGDRFGTFEDLEACISRFSAENCVQLWKRDARTIAAAKNRVGKLASKMSESLKYYQLRYCCIHGGAKFISTNKGARKSSTFKRDCSFNIYIAAEKEGKFLEVRSLDLTHNHPVDQELFRHLPQQRRLAPELQNKARELMKMKANKMMVREQMEKESGSAVLLKDLSNIAAKHRLLQPRNDLPEVVRMLQEKHNATVRLLTDENRELQAVYFQDDVMKKSFQCWPEVIFIDATYKLLETRMSCFLVIIENGNGESEIVAVGLFSTEDADTLRWFFEEFKDLNPSWNSVRVTMADKDVKERPVIKELFPSSALHICAFHVLQAFRREVSVQKLGITKAEQDTALDLLQQMVYAKNEDQYDELFALLQQTAAKGAVEYFTTNWHAIHTEWTMGSKWSCGNFFNSTKTEQSA, encoded by the exons ATGCAAGAGGCTGAGGACGGCAAAGTGCAGCTTGCGGTCGGTGATCGCTTCGGCACTTTTGAAGACCTCGAAGCGTGTATCTCCCGCTTCAGTGCAGAAAACTGCGTGCAGTTATGGAAACGGGACGCAAGGACCATTGCGGCGGCGAAAAACCGCGTGGGGAAACTGGCCAGCAAGATGTCGGAGTCACTGAAGTATTACCAGCTTCGATACTGCTGTATCCATGGCGGCGCGAAGTTTATCAGCACCAACAAAGGCGCGCGGAAATCATC GACATTCAAACGGGACTGCAGCTTCAATATCTACATTGCTGCGGAGAAGGAAGGAAAGTTCCTGGAAGTGAGGTCACTCGACTTGACACACAATCATCCCGTTGACCAGGAACTTTTTCGGCATTTACCTCAACAGAGAAGGTTGGCACCAGAGCTTCAAAACAAGGCTCGTGAGCTGATGAAAATGAAGGCCAACAAGATGATGGTGAGAGAACAAATGGAGAAGGAGAGTGGTAGTGCTGTTCTTCTCAAGGACTTGTCAAATATTGCAGCCAAACATAGACTGTTGCAACCAAGGAATGACTTGCCCGAAGTTGTACGCATGCTTCAAGAGAAGCACAACGCAACAGTACGTTTGCTTACAGATGAAAACCGTGAGCTCCAGGCTGTCTACTTTCAAGATGATGTGATGAAGAAATCATTTCAATGTTGGCCTGAAGTCATCTTTATCGACGCTACGTACAAGTTGTTAGAGACAAGAATGTCTTGCTTTCTTGTCATCATTGAGAATGGTAATGGAGAGAGTGAAATTGTCGCTGTTGGGTTGTTTTCGACTGaagatgccgacacgcttcgctggTTTTTCGAAGAGTTCAAAGATTTGAATCCCAGTTGGAACTCAGTGAGGGTGACCATGGCGGACAAAGATGTGAAGGAACGACCGGTAATAAAAGAACTATTTCCATCCTCGGCACTCCATATATGTGCTTTCCATGTCCTGCAAGCATTCCGCAGAGAAGTAAGTGTGCAGAAATTGGGAATCACAAAAGCTGAACAAGACACTGCTCTGGACTTATTGCAGCAAATGGTCTATGCAAAAAATGAAGACCAATATGATGAGCTTTTTGCCTTGCTGCAGCAAACAGCAGCAAAGGGAGCAGTGGAATATTTCACTACAAACTGGCATGCCATTCATACAGAATGGACAATGGGATCAAAGTGGTCGTGCGGAAACTTCTTCAACTCCACGAAAACCGAGCAGAGTGCTTAA